Sequence from the bacterium genome:
CCCGGCGCCGACCGCCTGCATCTGGTCACGGTGGACCACGGCGCGGAGCCGCTCACCTTGGTCTGCGGCGCCCCCAACGCGGTGGAGGGCCTGACCGTGCCCCTGGCGCGGCTGGGCGCCCGCCTGCCCGGCCTGGACAATCAGCCGCTCAAGAAGGCGCGCATCCGCGGCGTGGAGAGCGAGGGCATGCTCTGCAGCGAAGTGGAGCTGGGCCTCTCCGACGATCACAGCGGCCTGCTCGTGCTGGACGCCACGCGCTGGCGGCCGGGCGATCCCCTGGCCCGCGACTTCGGCCTGAGCGAGGTGGTGCTGGACCTGGAGATCACCCAGAACCGCGGCGACGCCCTTTCCATCCTTGGCATCGCCCGCGACCTGGCCGCCCTCAACGGCTGGCAGCCGGCCCGTCCCGCCCTGCCCGCCGCACCCAGCACGGAGGGCGGACCCTCCCTGCGCGTGACCATCGCGCCGGACTGCGCGGGCTGCCCGCGCTACGCCGCCCGCCTGATGGAGGGCGTCGCGGTCGGACCCAGCCCGCGCTGGCTGGTGGATCGCCTGGAGGCGGTGGGCCTGCGCGCCATCAACAACGTGGTGGACGCCACCAACTATGTGATGTGGGAACTGGGCCACCCGCTCCACGCCTTCGACTGGCGGCGCATCCAGGGCGGCGAGATCCGCGTGCGCTTCGCCGCCGCCGGCGAGTCCTTCACCACCCTGGACGGGGTGGAGCGGGAGCTGGGGCCGGAGCACACCCTCATCTGCGACGCCGCCCGGCCGGTGGCGCTGGGCGGGATCATGGGCGGGCTGGAGTCCGGCATCGCGCCCGACACGACGACCATCCTGCTCGAGTGCGCGGCCTTCGACCCCGTCAACATCCGCATGGGGGCCCGCCGGGCCGGCCTTGCCTCCGACTCCAGCCGCCGCTTCGAGCGTGGCGTCGATCCGGACGACGTGGCGCAGGTGCTGGACCGGGCCTGCGCTCTCATCGCCCACATCGCTGGTGGCCGCACGGCCGGTCCCCTCGTCGAGGACCATCCGCGTCCGCGCCGACCGCCGCTCATCCGCTTCCGGCCCGGGCGCTGCAACGCCGTGCTGGGGCTTGCCCTCTCTCCTGACCGCATGGTGCGCCACCTGGAGGCGCTGGGCGCCGCCTGCGCCCTGGCGGGCGACGGCACGGTGGCGGTGACCCCCCCCAGCTGGCGCTTCGACCTGGAGCGGGAGATCGACCTGATCGAGGAGGTGGTCCGCCTGGAGGGCTACCAGGAAGTAGCGGAGGCGACCAGCGCCCGCGTCCTGCTGGGCCAGCGCTCCAATCCGCGGCGCGAGCTGGCCGGCCGTGCGCGCCGGGCGGCGATCAACCTGGGCTTCCGCCAGGTGATGAGCTACAGCATGGTCAGTCCGGCCCTGCTGGAGCGCACCCTGCCGGGGCGCCCCGCCCTCCGCATCCGCAATCCCCTGGCCGAGGAGCTGTCCGTCCTGCGCACCAGTCTCCTGCCCAGCCTGGTGGCGACGGCGGTCCACAACCTCAACCGGCGCGCCGAGAGTCTGCGCCTCTTCGAGCTGGACCGCGAGTTCCACCCGGACCCGGCCAGCGAGACCGGCTGCCGGGAGTGCCAGCACCTGGCCCTCCTGCTGTGCGGCGATCGTCGGCCGGCGGGCTGGCAGGGTCCGGCCGAGCCCTTCACCTTCCACGATCTGCGCGAGTCCGTCCTGGCGCTTCTGAAGTCGCTTCACCTTGAAGGGCTTCGCTTTCTTCCCTACCTTGGCGACGTCTTCTCCGCCAATTCCCTGGCCCTTTCCAGCCAGGGGGAAACGCTTGGCGTGTTCGGCCAACTGGACCCTTTGGTCTGCGAAGGACTGGGAACGGAACGGCCGGTGTTCGCGCTGGATCTGGATCTGGAGGCGGTGTCCCGCCTCGCGCCGGGAGTCCCGCGCTACCAGCCCTTCTCCCGGCAGCCCTCCGTCCTGCGCGACCTCAATCTGGTCAGCGAGGCCGGAGTGTCGGCGGGGGAGCTGGCCGAGACGCTGCTGGAGACGGGCCGGCCCCTGCTTCGCCACGTGCAGGTGCAGGACATCTACCAAGGGCCGGGCGTGCCGGCGGGCAGCCTCAGCCGCACCTTCCGCCTGCGCTTCAACGACGCGGAGCGCAGCCTGACGGACGCGGAGCTTGATCCACTGGTGGCGCGCCTGTTGGAGCGGGTGGCCGCCCGACACGGGGCCCGGCTGCGGAGCTAGGCGAGATGGATGCCTTGACCCGGTTGGCGGCCCTGGTCGACCAGCTGCTGGCCGATCACGGGCGATGGCGGGAGCAGGCCGGCCAGCTGGAGCTTCGCCTCCAGGAGCGGGCCGGTGAGCAGGCCCGGGAGTGTCGTCGCCTGCAGGAACGCCTGGATCAGGCCCTCCGCCGGGTGCAGGACCTGGAGCAGGAGCGCCATCGCCTGCGCGAGCGGCTGGCGGCCCTGCCCGACGAGTCCAGCCTGGCCGAGGCCCGGAGTCGATTGGAGCGGCTGCTTGAGAACCTGGAAGACTGAACGGACCCGGAACGCGGGTCGTGGCCATAGATGACGGGATTGATCCCGCGAGCGAATGCAACATGAGTGTCAGCCGCACGGTGACCCTGCACGGCATCCGGGTGCCCCTGCGCACGGAGCTGGAGGACGCGGAGCTCGATGCCGCCGTCCTCATGGTGCGGGAGCGCATGGAGCTGGTCTCCCGTGGCGCGACACATCGCGAGCCGGCCATCGTGGCGGCTTTGGCGGCCCTCAATCTGGCGGGGGAGATGCTCCGCCGGGAGGAGGGTGCGGCCCCCGGGTCCGGCGCCCTTGATGTACTCAGCAAGCGGATCGAAGACCATTTGAGGACGGGAGAAGACACCGGCGGGTGAGAGCCGGGGCCACAGGCATGGACCCCTGCGGGCTCAACCCCTTGCAAAAGAACCGATTAAATAGACTATGGGAGCTTGTCTCACACGAGTGCCGATGGCAGGCCGCGCTTCGTTTCGGCGGAGTCGTCCTTCGGGGCCGGCGGATCCCAGACGCATTCTGGCGGGCACCCACCGTGACGATGTAAGAGGTTTCTTTTGTCTGGCGAGTCCGCAGGGGCTTTTTTCCACCGTCCGCCGCGACCGGCTTCCCTCAACCCAGGGACGCCTTGATGACTTTCCTGCCTGCACTGCTTGTCGGCATCCTGGCCCTGGCGCTGGGTCTCTATGCCGGTTTCCGCTTGGCCATGCGCGGCGCCAACTCCCATTATCAGCTTCGGCTGCGCGAGGCGGAGGACCTCCTGCGCGGCGCCCGCAGCGAGGCCGAGACCCTGGCCCACGAGGCGCGGCTCGAGGCGGAGGAGACCCTGGCGCGGGAACTGGACCGCCTGGAGGAGAAGAAGCAGCAGCGCGAGGAGCAGCTCAAGGAGCGCGAGATCCAATTGCGCGAGAAGGAGCTGACCGTCGAGAAGAAGCGCGAGCTGCTCAGCGGCAAGGAGCTGGACCTCAAGCACCGCGAACAGCTGATGGAGAGCCAGAGCGAGCGGCTGGAGAAGGCGCGGCGCCGGGCCGAGGAGATCGTCGAGCAGCAGAATGAGAAGCTGGAGAGTATCGCCCGCCTGACCACCGAGGAGGCCCGCGCCCAGCTCTTCCACAACCTGGAGCACAAGGTCCAGTCGGAGGCGGCCCAGCACTTCAACGAGATCCGCGAGCAGGCCCGCCTCTACGCCTCCCAGGAGGCCCGGCGCATCCTGGTCAGCGCCATGGAGCGGACGGCCGTGGAGCACAGCGCCCAGTCCACCGTCACCGTCTTCGAGCTTCCCTCCGACGAGATCAAGGGCCGCATCATCGGCCGCGAAGGACGCAACATCCGCTCCTTCGAGGCGGTCACCGGCGTGGAGCTGCTGGTGGACGACACGCCGCGCACCGTCCTCCTCTCCAGTTTCGACCCCATGCGGCGGGAGATCGCCCGCATCGCCCTCGCCAGCCTCATCAACGACGGCCGCATCCATCCCGCCCGCATCGAGGAGGTGGTGGAGCGGGTGCGGGAGGACATGGCGCAGACCATCCTCCAGATCGGCGAGCAGGCCATGCTGGATCTGGGCGTGCACGGCCTGCAGCAGGAGTTGATCCGCCACCTGGGCCTGCTCAACTACAAGAACGTCCAGGGACAGAACCTGTTGGCCCATTCCAAGGAGGTGGCCAGCATCGCCGGCATCCTGGCCGCCGAGCTGCACGTGGACAGCCGGCGGGTGCGGCGGGCCGGCCTCCTGCACGACATCGGCCAGGCGGTGGACGGCTACACGGAGCAGGACAGCTGCCAGCTGGGGGCCGACTTGGTGCGCAAGTACGGCGAGAAGCCGGACATCGAGGAGGCGATCCGCTTCCAGGAGGCCGATGCCGGCACACGCAGCCTGATGGCCACCCTCATCCACGTGGCCAACAAAGTCTCCCTCAGCCGGCCCGGCATCCGCGGCGAACACATGGGCCGCTACATCCAGCGGCTGTGCCAGATCGAGGAGGTGGCCCGCGGCATCGCCGGCGTGGACAACGCCTACGTCCTCCAGGCTGGCCGCGAGCTGCGCGTGGTGGTCAATCCGGCCGAGGTGCCGGAGGACCAGCTGGACCTCCTCTCGACGGAGATCGCCGAGGAGATCCAGCGCCGCGTCATTTATCCGGGCCAGATCCGCGTGACCACGGTGCGGGAGTTCCGCAGCGTGGGCGTGGCCAAGTAGGCGCCCGTGAAAGCGACGGCGCGCATCCTCTTCGTGGGCGACATCGTGGGCGAGCCGGGCCTGCAGGCCCTGGACCGCGAACTGCCCGGCCTGCTGCACGACACGGGGGCGGACCTCTGCGTCGCCAACGTCGAGAACGCCTGGGAAGGCAAGAGCATCAACGCGGAGATCCTCAAACGCGTGCGCGCCGCCGGCGTGCAGGTCATGACAGGTGGCAATCACAGCTGGGACCGCTTCCAGATCCACGGCCTGCTCAAGAGCGAGCCCGGCCTCCTGCGCCCCCTCAACTATCCGCCCGGCCTGGCCGGCCGGGGTTGGACCACCCACATGGCTCCTGGTCTGCCCCCCCTCGTCGTCATGAACGTGCAGGGCCGCGTCTTCATGGCGCCCATCGACTGCCCCTTCCGCCGCCTGGACGAGGAGCTGCAGGCGGTGGAGCGGGAGGTGGCCGCCCGCGCCCGGCCGCCCCTCATCCTGGTGGACATGCACGCCGAGGCGAGCGCCGAGAAGGCCGCCCTCGCCCTCCATGTGGACGGCCGCGTCGCCGCGGTGACGGGCACCCACACCCACGTGCAGAGTTCGGACGAGCGCATCCTGCCCAAAGGAACGGCCTTCATCACGGACGCCGGCATGACCGGCTGCCACGAGGGCGTCATCGGCATGAAGTCGGAGGTGGCCCTGCGCCGCTTCCTCCTGCAGACGCCGCAGAAGTACGAGTCGGCCCTGGGCGCCTCGGTGCTCGAGGGCGTCCTCTTCACCCTGGACACGGCCAGCGGCCGGGCCGTGGCCGTGGAGCGCATCCGCCGTCCGGACTTCATCCGCCAGGCCGGCTGAATCGGGAACCGGATCACGTCGATGAGTGGGGGATGCCCCGGTGGTCCAGCGACCCGTCCGCGGCAGCATCCACTCGGTGAGGAATTCCATGCGAACCCTGATCCACCACATCCGGCTTCATGATCCGCGCAGCCAGGGGCGGCGTCCCGGCAGCCTGGTGCTGGAGGAAGGCCGCATCGCGCGGATCCTGCCGGCCGGGCAGCCCCTGCCGCCGGCCGACCAGGTCGTGGACGGGGGCGGACGGACCCTGACCCCCGGCATCTTCGACGCCCATGTCCACCTCGTCCTGGGTGGCGAGGCCCTGGGCCGGGTGCAGGCCTCCGACCATGCCGACCGCGCCTCCCTGCTCACCGAGCTGGCCAGGCGGGCCCGCGCCGTGCCGGCCGGCCCTGACCAACGCGCTGGCTGGGTGCTGGGCCAGGGGCTGCAACCCGGCCCCCTGGTGCCCACCCTGGCCGAGCTGGACGAGGCGACGGGGGGAGTGCCGCTCTGCCTGGACACCCACGACCTGCATTCCTGCCTCTGCAACAGCGCGGCCCTGGCCCTGATCGGGGTCGCGGGGCGGCCCGATCCGCCCGGCGGCGCCGTGGAGCGCGACGAGGGCGGCCGTCCCACCGGCCTGCTCTGGGAGAATGCGGCCCTCTGGGTGCGTCCCGTCCTGCCCCCGGCCGGGGAGGAGGAGCGCCTCGCCTTCATCCTGGCGGCCCAGGCCCACGCCCATGCCTTCGGCATCACGGGCGTGGGGGAGAACCTGCGCCGCGCCGATCTCCCGCTCTTCCAGCGGCTGGAGGAGGAGGGCCGCCTCACCCTGCGCATCCAGGGCTGGCGCAACGACGGCAACCTGGCCCCCGACACCTACCTGCTCGAGCCTTATCGCTCCCCGCGCCTGCGGGTGGACACGCTCAAGCTCTTCGCGGACGGCGCCCTGGGCAGCCAGAGCGCGGCGATGGGCGCGCCCTACCTGGACGGACGGCGCGGCACCCTGGTGGCGGCGCCGGAGGATCTGCTGGCCTGGATGGGGC
This genomic interval carries:
- the pheT gene encoding phenylalanine--tRNA ligase subunit beta translates to MKISLSWLSDFIPVDRSAAGVEALVEQLTMLGFEVEGVQRIERGLEGVVAARIERVEPHPGADRLHLVTVDHGAEPLTLVCGAPNAVEGLTVPLARLGARLPGLDNQPLKKARIRGVESEGMLCSEVELGLSDDHSGLLVLDATRWRPGDPLARDFGLSEVVLDLEITQNRGDALSILGIARDLAALNGWQPARPALPAAPSTEGGPSLRVTIAPDCAGCPRYAARLMEGVAVGPSPRWLVDRLEAVGLRAINNVVDATNYVMWELGHPLHAFDWRRIQGGEIRVRFAAAGESFTTLDGVERELGPEHTLICDAARPVALGGIMGGLESGIAPDTTTILLECAAFDPVNIRMGARRAGLASDSSRRFERGVDPDDVAQVLDRACALIAHIAGGRTAGPLVEDHPRPRRPPLIRFRPGRCNAVLGLALSPDRMVRHLEALGAACALAGDGTVAVTPPSWRFDLEREIDLIEEVVRLEGYQEVAEATSARVLLGQRSNPRRELAGRARRAAINLGFRQVMSYSMVSPALLERTLPGRPALRIRNPLAEELSVLRTSLLPSLVATAVHNLNRRAESLRLFELDREFHPDPASETGCRECQHLALLLCGDRRPAGWQGPAEPFTFHDLRESVLALLKSLHLEGLRFLPYLGDVFSANSLALSSQGETLGVFGQLDPLVCEGLGTERPVFALDLDLEAVSRLAPGVPRYQPFSRQPSVLRDLNLVSEAGVSAGELAETLLETGRPLLRHVQVQDIYQGPGVPAGSLSRTFRLRFNDAERSLTDAELDPLVARLLERVAARHGARLRS
- the zapA gene encoding cell division protein ZapA; protein product: MSVSRTVTLHGIRVPLRTELEDAELDAAVLMVRERMELVSRGATHREPAIVAALAALNLAGEMLRREEGAAPGSGALDVLSKRIEDHLRTGEDTGG
- the rny gene encoding ribonuclease Y → MTFLPALLVGILALALGLYAGFRLAMRGANSHYQLRLREAEDLLRGARSEAETLAHEARLEAEETLARELDRLEEKKQQREEQLKEREIQLREKELTVEKKRELLSGKELDLKHREQLMESQSERLEKARRRAEEIVEQQNEKLESIARLTTEEARAQLFHNLEHKVQSEAAQHFNEIREQARLYASQEARRILVSAMERTAVEHSAQSTVTVFELPSDEIKGRIIGREGRNIRSFEAVTGVELLVDDTPRTVLLSSFDPMRREIARIALASLINDGRIHPARIEEVVERVREDMAQTILQIGEQAMLDLGVHGLQQELIRHLGLLNYKNVQGQNLLAHSKEVASIAGILAAELHVDSRRVRRAGLLHDIGQAVDGYTEQDSCQLGADLVRKYGEKPDIEEAIRFQEADAGTRSLMATLIHVANKVSLSRPGIRGEHMGRYIQRLCQIEEVARGIAGVDNAYVLQAGRELRVVVNPAEVPEDQLDLLSTEIAEEIQRRVIYPGQIRVTTVREFRSVGVAK
- a CDS encoding TIGR00282 family metallophosphoesterase — its product is MKATARILFVGDIVGEPGLQALDRELPGLLHDTGADLCVANVENAWEGKSINAEILKRVRAAGVQVMTGGNHSWDRFQIHGLLKSEPGLLRPLNYPPGLAGRGWTTHMAPGLPPLVVMNVQGRVFMAPIDCPFRRLDEELQAVEREVAARARPPLILVDMHAEASAEKAALALHVDGRVAAVTGTHTHVQSSDERILPKGTAFITDAGMTGCHEGVIGMKSEVALRRFLLQTPQKYESALGASVLEGVLFTLDTASGRAVAVERIRRPDFIRQAG
- a CDS encoding amidohydrolase family protein, with protein sequence MRTLIHHIRLHDPRSQGRRPGSLVLEEGRIARILPAGQPLPPADQVVDGGGRTLTPGIFDAHVHLVLGGEALGRVQASDHADRASLLTELARRARAVPAGPDQRAGWVLGQGLQPGPLVPTLAELDEATGGVPLCLDTHDLHSCLCNSAALALIGVAGRPDPPGGAVERDEGGRPTGLLWENAALWVRPVLPPAGEEERLAFILAAQAHAHAFGITGVGENLRRADLPLFQRLEEEGRLTLRIQGWRNDGNLAPDTYLLEPYRSPRLRVDTLKLFADGALGSQSAAMGAPYLDGRRGTLVAAPEDLLAWMGRGLERGWRLAVHAIGDLAVTRVIDCFEELAKEGHAVRGWRHRIEHAQFMRREDKARLRRLEIIPSVQPLHCGTDQDGFATRLTREQAALAFPWKSLLEAGLPLPVGTDWPVEPLDPRLNLFHGTTRLSRGGLSLIGTREALSVAELLRGMTWEAAHAAGWGEELGCLAPGAHADLVLWEEDPLALQGAALLDLKPHRVWSAGRLVEGPCSA